In one window of Maribacter sp. BPC-D8 DNA:
- a CDS encoding oleate hydratase yields MGKITEKFDKVLNASQFPGHVNHAPDANKEVVHNSKDQPMPFADLTGNYQRNKGIPSKSFKDSKVYIVGTGIAGLSAAYYFIRDGHIPGKNIVFLDKVAVEGGSLDGSGNAKDGYIVRGGREMEMTYENLWDIFQDIPALEMPKPYSVLDEFRLLNDNDPNYSKARLIHNNGEVRDFSKFDLDKLDQLAIVKLLLKKKEDLDDMTVESYFSNSFLTSKFWILFRTMFAFENWHSLLECKLYMHRFLHLIDGFKDLSCLVFPKYNQYDTFVKPLTDHLKSKGVKIEFNTLVKDLDVQINTEGKVVKGIITQQEGKEVTIPVTQNDFVIVTTASMTEDTHYGDNTNAPIKAIDNTTSGKSSGWLLWKNLAAKSTVFGNPEKFCGSIEKSSWESATLTCRPSALTEKIKEYCVNDPYSGKAATGGIVSITDSNWLMSFTINRQPHFPDQPDDVLVIWVYALYMHKDGNYTRKTMPQSTGNEILAELCFHIGLEDEIGSIIKNTIVKTSFMPYITSMFMPRATGDRPEIVPEGCKNLGLVGQFVETNNDVVFTVETSVRTARTAVYKLLNLNKQVPDIAAGQYDIRQLLKAAKAINDYKPFPGESVLKRVLKDTYFEHILPEGVEGEEQHDSFFTEQLDKIKGWAKELTH; encoded by the coding sequence ATGGGAAAAATAACAGAGAAATTCGATAAAGTATTAAACGCATCGCAATTCCCAGGGCATGTAAATCACGCCCCAGATGCAAACAAAGAAGTAGTACATAATTCTAAAGATCAACCTATGCCTTTTGCTGATCTTACCGGTAACTATCAACGTAATAAAGGTATACCCTCTAAATCTTTTAAAGACAGTAAGGTTTACATTGTAGGCACCGGTATTGCGGGTCTATCTGCTGCATATTACTTTATACGTGACGGGCACATTCCCGGAAAAAACATTGTTTTTCTTGATAAAGTAGCTGTAGAAGGTGGTTCTCTTGACGGCTCAGGTAATGCTAAAGACGGTTACATTGTAAGAGGTGGTAGAGAAATGGAAATGACTTATGAGAATCTATGGGATATTTTTCAAGATATTCCTGCTTTAGAAATGCCAAAACCATATAGTGTTTTAGACGAATTTCGTTTATTGAATGATAATGACCCTAATTATTCAAAAGCTAGGTTAATTCATAATAATGGAGAAGTAAGAGATTTTAGCAAGTTTGATTTAGACAAATTAGATCAACTAGCTATTGTAAAGCTTTTACTGAAAAAGAAAGAAGATTTAGATGATATGACCGTTGAAAGTTATTTCAGCAACTCTTTTCTAACCAGTAAATTTTGGATTTTATTCCGTACCATGTTCGCTTTTGAAAACTGGCATAGTTTACTAGAATGCAAATTATACATGCACCGTTTCTTGCATCTTATAGATGGTTTTAAAGACCTGTCTTGTTTGGTGTTTCCAAAATACAATCAGTATGATACTTTCGTAAAACCATTGACCGATCATTTAAAATCTAAAGGTGTTAAAATAGAGTTCAACACCTTGGTTAAAGATTTAGATGTACAGATCAATACTGAAGGTAAAGTTGTTAAAGGCATTATCACCCAACAAGAAGGTAAAGAAGTTACTATTCCCGTAACTCAAAACGATTTTGTAATTGTTACCACGGCTTCCATGACCGAAGACACACATTACGGCGATAATACAAATGCACCTATTAAAGCAATTGATAACACCACAAGTGGTAAGAGTTCTGGTTGGTTGTTATGGAAAAACCTAGCAGCAAAATCTACTGTATTTGGTAACCCAGAAAAATTCTGTGGTTCTATTGAAAAATCTTCTTGGGAGTCTGCTACATTAACTTGTCGCCCTTCTGCTTTAACTGAGAAAATTAAGGAATACTGTGTAAACGATCCATATTCTGGGAAAGCAGCCACTGGCGGAATTGTATCTATCACCGATTCTAACTGGTTAATGAGCTTTACAATTAATCGTCAACCCCATTTTCCTGATCAACCAGATGATGTTTTGGTAATCTGGGTGTATGCCTTGTATATGCATAAAGACGGTAATTACACTAGAAAAACAATGCCACAAAGTACAGGTAATGAAATATTAGCTGAATTGTGTTTTCATATTGGTCTAGAAGATGAAATTGGTAGCATTATTAAAAACACCATTGTTAAAACTAGTTTTATGCCATACATAACTTCTATGTTTATGCCTAGAGCAACAGGAGACAGACCAGAAATAGTACCAGAGGGTTGTAAAAATTTAGGACTTGTAGGGCAGTTTGTTGAAACCAACAATGACGTTGTGTTTACGGTAGAAACTTCGGTTAGAACTGCTAGAACCGCTGTTTACAAACTATTGAATCTTAATAAGCAAGTACCCGATATTGCTGCTGGTCAGTATGATATTCGTCAGTTACTAAAAGCAGCTAAGGCTATAAACGATTACAAACCATTCCCCGGAGAAAGTGTTTTAAAACGCGTGCTAAAAGACACCTATTTTGAGCATATATTACCTGAAGGAGTAGAAGGTGAAGAGCAGCATGATTCTTTTTTCACCGAACAGTTAGATAAAATTAAAGGCTGGGCAAAAGAGCTTACGCATTAA
- a CDS encoding class I fructose-bisphosphate aldolase, protein MELEKYLKEETFYLLDHECTTIPKENIHLPGPDFVDRIMASTDRSNKVLGSLQQIFNHGRLAGTGHLSLLPVDQGVEHSAGASFAPNPAYFDPENIVKLAMEGGCNAVASTLGVLGAVSRKYAHKIPFLVKLNHNELLTYPNTFDQIYFAQVEQAWNMGAVAVGATIYFGSTESDRQIQETSKAFKRAHELGMATVLWCYLRNDAFKTDKDYALSADLTGQANHLGVTIEADIIKQKQPSNNGGFLALENFGKTSDLVYSKLTTNHPIDLTRYQVANCYMGRAGLINSGGASGDDDFAAAVRTAIINKRAGGMGLISGRKAFQRPMKEGVQLLNLIQDIYLDPAITIA, encoded by the coding sequence ATGGAACTTGAAAAATATTTAAAAGAAGAAACTTTCTACTTACTAGATCATGAATGTACTACTATTCCAAAAGAAAATATTCATCTACCAGGTCCTGATTTTGTGGATAGAATAATGGCATCAACAGACCGATCAAATAAAGTTTTAGGCAGTTTACAACAAATATTCAATCATGGTAGACTGGCAGGTACAGGGCACCTTTCCCTATTACCTGTAGATCAAGGTGTAGAACATTCTGCAGGTGCTAGCTTTGCACCAAATCCTGCATATTTTGATCCAGAAAATATTGTAAAACTTGCTATGGAGGGTGGTTGTAATGCTGTTGCCTCAACATTAGGTGTATTGGGGGCCGTTTCTAGAAAATATGCACATAAAATTCCTTTTTTAGTTAAACTGAACCATAACGAGTTACTTACATACCCCAATACTTTTGATCAAATCTATTTTGCACAAGTAGAACAAGCTTGGAATATGGGTGCCGTAGCCGTTGGTGCAACTATATATTTTGGCTCTACAGAATCTGACCGCCAAATTCAAGAAACCTCTAAAGCTTTTAAAAGGGCGCATGAGCTAGGTATGGCTACAGTACTTTGGTGTTACTTACGTAATGATGCATTTAAAACAGACAAAGACTATGCTTTAAGTGCAGACTTAACGGGGCAAGCAAACCACCTTGGTGTTACCATTGAGGCAGATATCATAAAACAGAAACAGCCAAGTAATAATGGTGGTTTTCTAGCATTAGAAAATTTTGGAAAAACCAGTGACCTTGTTTACAGTAAGCTCACTACCAACCACCCAATAGATTTAACAAGATACCAAGTTGCAAATTGCTATATGGGGCGAGCCGGACTTATTAATTCTGGCGGTGCATCCGGTGATGATGATTTTGCCGCTGCAGTACGTACAGCTATAATTAATAAAAGAGCTGGTGGTATGGGTTTAATTTCTGGTAGAAAAGCTTTTCAAAGACCTATGAAAGAAGGGGTACAATTACTAAATCTTATACAAGACATTTATTTAGATCCAGCAATTACAATCGCCTAA
- a CDS encoding HdeD family acid-resistance protein, which produces MNTILDSAQKAVKNWWISILVGILYVGIGVWVMQTPLESYISLSIIFSTFILISGIFQIAFAVTNKSDMKDWGWYLSGGVLDLLIGILLITHPMMTMAILPLYIGFWLLFQSMLSIGLSFQLKSFGTLGWGWLLFWSVITLLFSFLLLFNPILAGLSIVYMTAFALITAGIFRVFLGINLKKIGKNL; this is translated from the coding sequence ATGAACACAATATTAGATTCAGCTCAAAAGGCTGTAAAAAACTGGTGGATATCCATATTAGTAGGTATTCTATATGTTGGTATTGGAGTGTGGGTTATGCAAACTCCTCTAGAAAGTTACATATCGCTAAGTATTATATTTAGCACCTTCATCTTGATTTCTGGTATATTTCAAATTGCTTTTGCCGTTACCAATAAAAGTGACATGAAAGATTGGGGCTGGTATTTGTCTGGTGGTGTATTAGATCTATTAATCGGCATATTACTCATCACCCACCCAATGATGACCATGGCTATTTTACCACTCTATATTGGCTTTTGGTTACTTTTTCAAAGTATGTTATCTATTGGTCTCTCTTTTCAGCTAAAATCGTTCGGAACACTAGGTTGGGGCTGGTTGTTGTTTTGGAGTGTTATTACGCTCTTGTTTTCATTTTTACTCTTGTTTAATCCAATTTTAGCAGGCTTAAGCATTGTTTACATGACTGCTTTCGCTTTGATAACAGCTGGTATTTTTAGAGTTTTTCTTGGAATTAATCTTAAAAAAATTGGTAAAAATCTATAA
- a CDS encoding carboxymuconolactone decarboxylase family protein yields MIKDHSKHYNDLVHLIGELGEKIPETIGGFNSLHKASTAEGVLTSKTKELIALGIAITVRCDGCIAFHVHDAIKAGASSEEIIETIGVAVMMGGGPALMYGCEALEALNQFIVLED; encoded by the coding sequence ATGATAAAAGACCATTCTAAACATTATAATGATCTAGTTCATTTAATAGGGGAACTAGGTGAAAAAATACCTGAAACTATAGGTGGTTTCAATAGCTTGCACAAGGCTAGCACAGCTGAAGGTGTATTGACTTCTAAAACTAAAGAGCTTATTGCTTTAGGTATTGCTATTACAGTTCGTTGCGATGGTTGTATTGCATTTCATGTACATGACGCGATAAAAGCCGGCGCTAGTTCTGAAGAAATTATAGAGACTATAGGTGTTGCTGTAATGATGGGTGGCGGACCTGCTCTTATGTATGGTTGTGAAGCCCTAGAAGCATTAAATCAATTTATAGTATTAGAAGACTAA
- the glk gene encoding glucokinase, with product MKMTERLSIPIGQNSLIPLAVGNKYKISAKNSFVLAGDIGGTKTNLALFEYNEGQLFQIKKNSYKTKDYTSLLEIIKEFEISEMNKIDSICFGVAGPITKGKVHGTNFPWDIDTEELVKALDLKSIYLINDMEANAYGLAALEEKDLDPLKYGSKIEGNAVIISPGTGLGEAGLYWDGKAYHPFATEGGHCDFSPRYDFDLEIWKYFQQKYGHVSWERLLSGQGIRDTYQLIRNVSGVKESDAFRARMAEEDPAAVITKTALAGTDPVCIETLELFIRFLAIETSQLALKFKATGGIYIGGGIMPKIIKGMNREVFTDNFMQSGRLNSLLEMVPVNVILNENTALLGAAYYATMSIE from the coding sequence ATGAAAATGACAGAAAGACTTTCTATACCTATCGGCCAAAACTCTTTAATACCATTAGCAGTAGGTAATAAATATAAAATAAGCGCAAAAAATAGTTTTGTGCTAGCTGGTGACATTGGAGGTACGAAAACCAACCTTGCACTTTTCGAATATAATGAGGGTCAACTATTTCAAATAAAGAAAAACTCATATAAAACTAAAGATTACACTTCGCTGTTAGAAATCATCAAAGAATTCGAAATAAGTGAAATGAACAAAATCGATAGTATTTGTTTTGGTGTTGCAGGTCCTATCACAAAAGGTAAAGTTCACGGCACTAATTTTCCTTGGGATATTGATACCGAAGAGCTTGTAAAAGCTCTTGACCTGAAATCTATTTATCTTATAAACGATATGGAAGCCAATGCGTATGGGCTGGCAGCACTCGAAGAAAAAGATTTAGACCCTTTAAAGTATGGTTCTAAAATAGAAGGTAATGCAGTTATTATTTCTCCAGGTACCGGTTTGGGTGAAGCAGGCTTATATTGGGACGGCAAAGCGTATCATCCATTTGCTACAGAAGGCGGGCATTGTGATTTTAGCCCCAGATACGATTTTGACCTTGAGATATGGAAGTACTTTCAACAGAAATATGGTCATGTTAGTTGGGAACGTTTATTATCTGGTCAAGGCATTAGAGATACCTACCAACTTATACGTAATGTGAGCGGAGTAAAAGAAAGTGATGCTTTTAGGGCTAGAATGGCAGAAGAAGATCCTGCCGCGGTTATAACCAAAACTGCATTAGCCGGCACAGACCCGGTATGCATAGAAACGCTTGAGCTGTTTATTCGATTTTTAGCAATAGAAACATCTCAACTTGCTTTAAAATTTAAAGCTACAGGTGGCATTTATATTGGTGGTGGCATTATGCCAAAAATAATTAAAGGAATGAATAGAGAGGTATTTACCGATAACTTCATGCAATCTGGTCGATTGAATTCTCTTTTAGAAATGGTACCGGTAAATGTTATTCTCAATGAAAACACAGCTTTATTGGGAGCTGCGTATTATGCTACAATGTCAATAGAATAA
- a CDS encoding universal stress protein produces the protein MDKIKTIMIPFDFTKASRNALEYAVKFVGRLDHIKIVLAYVSGNCNLQLSPENFENLEKKYAGLLQNKLEWEIQEGKLVDTLLEIKKKDKIDLIIMGTAGDDKLGDNQHTNTAKLVLACNCPVLVVPKSYSEYNLVNIALVIGKEEIDDTKRLVTLLMIARKFNAKVHVLTVENEPVLYGYSKEEEKNESAIEYYLETFYQERAFIKNDDILDGINTYGIKNEIDLVTILPRNHAESGKPSEAELTQRLILNSKIPLLILE, from the coding sequence ATGGATAAAATTAAAACTATAATGATACCATTCGATTTTACGAAAGCTTCAAGAAATGCTCTTGAATATGCTGTAAAATTTGTAGGTAGACTAGATCACATTAAAATCGTTTTGGCATATGTTTCTGGAAACTGTAATCTACAGTTGTCGCCAGAGAATTTCGAAAATTTAGAAAAAAAGTATGCAGGTCTTCTTCAGAATAAACTGGAATGGGAAATACAGGAAGGAAAACTTGTTGATACGTTACTAGAAATCAAGAAAAAAGATAAAATAGATCTCATAATAATGGGAACAGCTGGTGATGATAAGTTAGGTGATAATCAGCATACCAATACTGCCAAACTGGTTTTAGCATGTAATTGTCCGGTTTTAGTCGTTCCTAAAAGTTACAGTGAATACAACCTGGTAAATATTGCCTTAGTGATAGGGAAAGAAGAAATTGATGATACTAAAAGGCTAGTTACTCTTTTAATGATTGCCCGTAAGTTCAATGCTAAAGTTCATGTGTTAACCGTTGAGAACGAGCCTGTTTTGTATGGTTATAGTAAAGAAGAAGAAAAGAACGAGAGTGCCATAGAATATTATTTAGAAACGTTTTATCAAGAACGCGCTTTCATAAAAAACGATGATATTTTAGACGGAATAAATACCTATGGCATAAAAAATGAAATTGATCTTGTAACTATTCTTCCTAGAAACCATGCTGAAAGTGGTAAACCATCTGAAGCTGAATTAACGCAAAGACTCATTTTAAACTCTAAAATACCTTTGTTGATTCTAGAATAA
- a CDS encoding Dps family protein, giving the protein MKTPNIGISAENRQEIADQLAKILADEFVLYSKTLNFHWNIEGPDFHSVHLYLETLYEEQQEVVDTVAEKIRAIGHYVPATLKDYSQLTHLTEKTKGKNDSQSIFAELLEDHESIIIFIREEIAPIADKWKAEGISDYITGLMEQHEKTAWMLRSHLA; this is encoded by the coding sequence ATGAAAACACCGAACATAGGAATCTCAGCAGAAAACAGACAAGAAATCGCAGATCAGCTAGCAAAAATATTAGCAGATGAATTTGTACTCTATTCAAAAACATTAAACTTTCATTGGAATATAGAAGGTCCTGATTTTCATTCTGTACATCTTTATTTAGAAACCTTGTATGAAGAGCAACAAGAGGTTGTTGATACCGTAGCTGAAAAAATACGTGCTATAGGTCATTATGTTCCTGCAACGTTAAAAGATTATTCTCAATTGACTCATCTTACCGAAAAAACAAAAGGTAAAAATGATAGCCAAAGCATCTTTGCAGAGTTATTAGAAGACCATGAAAGTATCATAATTTTTATACGAGAAGAAATCGCACCAATAGCCGACAAATGGAAGGCTGAAGGTATAAGCGATTATATTACTGGCTTAATGGAACAACACGAGAAAACTGCTTGGATGCTTAGATCACATTTAGCATAG
- a CDS encoding 1-phosphofructokinase family hexose kinase, with protein MSRIITLTVNPAIDKNTTVAGIRPNSKLRCTEPTFDAGGGGINVSRAIQNLGGSSLCSYFAGGPTGAFLKHLLDEKNIEQSIIEIEGFTRENLAVTDTSTNQQFRFGMPGPSIKKVEWQNGLKQLELQLEKDDYLVASGKLPPNVPDDFYVKVSQIAEKKEAKFILDTSGEPLLKAANSKVYMLKPNLAELGMLCNEPSITDLKLKSLAKTFLEHNDCKILVVSLGPKGALLATKEEMIQIPAPVVHQKSTIGAGDSMVAGMVMSLIWERSFSDMVRYGVACGTAATMHHGTQLCFKKDADKLYEWIKKQKSIKE; from the coding sequence ATGTCACGCATAATAACACTAACCGTAAACCCGGCAATTGATAAAAACACAACAGTTGCAGGTATTAGGCCTAATTCAAAATTACGATGTACCGAACCCACTTTTGACGCAGGTGGTGGCGGTATTAATGTATCTAGAGCCATTCAGAATTTAGGAGGCTCATCACTCTGCAGCTACTTTGCCGGTGGACCAACCGGAGCATTCTTAAAACATCTTTTAGATGAAAAAAACATAGAACAATCTATCATTGAAATAGAAGGCTTTACTCGTGAAAATCTAGCAGTAACAGATACGAGCACCAATCAACAATTCAGATTCGGAATGCCAGGTCCTTCCATTAAAAAAGTAGAATGGCAAAACGGATTAAAACAACTTGAATTACAGCTCGAAAAAGATGATTATTTGGTTGCCAGCGGTAAGTTGCCACCCAATGTACCCGATGATTTTTATGTAAAAGTTAGCCAAATAGCAGAAAAAAAAGAAGCCAAATTTATTCTTGACACCTCTGGCGAACCTTTATTAAAAGCTGCCAATTCTAAAGTTTATATGCTTAAACCAAACTTAGCTGAACTTGGCATGCTTTGTAACGAACCCTCTATTACAGACTTAAAACTAAAATCATTAGCCAAAACTTTTTTAGAGCATAATGATTGTAAAATTCTTGTTGTTTCTCTCGGTCCAAAAGGAGCCTTACTGGCCACTAAAGAAGAAATGATACAAATACCAGCTCCTGTAGTTCACCAAAAAAGTACCATTGGTGCAGGTGACAGTATGGTTGCAGGCATGGTTATGAGTCTTATTTGGGAAAGGTCTTTTAGCGATATGGTTAGGTATGGTGTAGCATGTGGCACCGCAGCTACAATGCACCACGGTACACAGCTGTGTTTTAAAAAAGATGCAGACAAATTATATGAATGGATTAAAAAACAAAAATCCATCAAAGAATAA
- a CDS encoding ArsO family NAD(P)H-dependent flavin-containing monooxygenase produces the protein MKIYDIIIIGGGQAGLSVGYFLRRSSLSYLILDNQKEAGGSWLKTWDSLKLFSPSTYSSLSGWAMSKSDAEYPTKSEFIDYVSAYEKRYGFTVQRQTEVFKVEKENGLFKTETSKGVFYSKALVSATGTAENPFIPDYTKSTTFSGIQMHSADYKNPDIFKEKKTLIIGGGNSGAQILAEVSKVTNTQWVTLKEPQFLPDDIDGRYLFNEATQKFLGKPKDTSEKNHSISLANIVMVASVKEARSRNVLHAVRPFKEFYEHGVIWQDGTKEQFDAVIWCTGFKANLKHLEPLAVVENNKVETTNTRSTKEPNLWLVGYGNWTGFASATIYGVGKTARQTVKEITQALANTDS, from the coding sequence TTGAAAATATACGATATCATAATTATAGGTGGCGGACAAGCAGGGTTATCCGTTGGCTATTTTTTGAGAAGAAGCTCTTTGAGCTACCTGATATTGGATAATCAAAAAGAAGCTGGCGGTTCTTGGTTAAAAACCTGGGATAGTTTAAAATTATTTTCACCTTCAACCTATAGTTCCTTATCTGGTTGGGCGATGTCTAAAAGTGATGCGGAATATCCGACCAAATCAGAATTTATAGACTATGTATCAGCCTATGAAAAACGATACGGTTTTACTGTTCAAAGGCAAACCGAAGTTTTCAAAGTCGAAAAAGAAAATGGACTCTTCAAAACCGAAACCAGCAAAGGTGTTTTCTATTCAAAAGCATTAGTAAGCGCTACTGGGACGGCAGAAAATCCGTTTATACCCGATTACACAAAAAGCACTACATTCTCTGGTATACAAATGCATTCTGCGGATTATAAGAATCCGGATATTTTCAAAGAGAAAAAAACCTTGATTATAGGTGGAGGAAATTCTGGAGCACAAATATTAGCAGAAGTATCAAAAGTGACAAACACTCAATGGGTAACATTAAAAGAACCGCAATTTCTACCTGATGATATTGATGGGCGCTACCTTTTTAATGAAGCAACTCAAAAATTTCTAGGTAAACCAAAAGACACATCCGAGAAAAACCATAGTATTTCCCTAGCTAATATTGTTATGGTAGCCAGTGTAAAAGAAGCACGAAGCAGAAATGTGCTTCATGCCGTTCGCCCGTTCAAAGAATTTTATGAACATGGTGTTATCTGGCAAGACGGTACCAAAGAACAGTTTGATGCTGTTATCTGGTGTACCGGTTTTAAGGCAAATTTAAAACACCTAGAACCTTTAGCTGTTGTCGAAAACAATAAAGTAGAAACTACAAATACCCGCTCAACAAAAGAACCCAATCTATGGCTTGTGGGTTATGGTAATTGGACAGGTTTTGCCTCTGCCACAATTTACGGCGTGGGTAAAACAGCTCGCCAAACTGTAAAAGAAATTACACAGGCTTTAGCTAATACTGACAGCTAA
- a CDS encoding 2-hydroxyacid dehydrogenase codes for MKIAIFNVHNWEKDYLQSASKDKHNLKMFDTYLTIDTVDLAKDCDAICIFTEDNASAPILDRLHELGVKYVALRSAGFNNIDVPHAQKLGIRIARVPEYSPYAIAEFTVGVMLALNRKLVRTHYRIMEMNFSLNGLVGFDMNGKTVGIIGTGKIGSVVAKILHGFGCKLLLYDIFENKALIEEYGATYTDLDSLVEQSDIITLHAPLNKKTHHLINKDRIAKMKKGVMLINAGRGGLVNTQDVINGLKTGQVGYFGMDVYEEEKGLYFEDHSEDILQDDAMARLMTLRNVLISSHQAFLTETALQNISRITFENLECMEKGADCKNEIKIT; via the coding sequence ATGAAAATAGCAATATTCAACGTTCATAATTGGGAGAAAGATTATTTACAAAGTGCCAGTAAAGACAAGCATAATCTTAAAATGTTTGACACCTACTTAACCATAGACACTGTAGATTTAGCTAAAGATTGTGATGCCATCTGTATTTTTACTGAAGACAATGCATCTGCACCTATTCTAGATAGATTACATGAACTTGGGGTTAAGTACGTGGCATTGCGCTCTGCAGGTTTCAACAATATTGATGTGCCGCATGCACAGAAACTGGGTATTCGTATTGCACGAGTACCCGAATATTCGCCTTATGCAATTGCAGAGTTTACAGTAGGTGTCATGCTTGCTCTTAACCGAAAATTAGTAAGAACCCACTACCGAATTATGGAAATGAATTTTTCATTGAACGGCCTTGTTGGTTTTGACATGAACGGTAAAACAGTAGGTATCATCGGTACTGGTAAAATTGGTAGCGTTGTTGCTAAAATTTTACACGGTTTTGGTTGTAAACTATTGCTTTATGACATTTTTGAGAACAAAGCTCTAATAGAAGAATATGGAGCAACATACACCGATTTAGATTCTTTAGTCGAGCAATCTGATATTATCACCCTGCATGCCCCTCTTAATAAAAAGACACATCATCTTATTAATAAAGATAGAATAGCAAAGATGAAGAAAGGCGTAATGCTAATCAACGCAGGTCGTGGTGGTTTGGTAAATACACAAGATGTCATAAATGGATTAAAAACCGGACAAGTAGGATACTTTGGAATGGATGTGTATGAGGAAGAAAAAGGACTCTATTTTGAAGACCACTCTGAAGATATTCTTCAAGATGATGCCATGGCGCGTTTAATGACACTTAGAAATGTATTGATAAGTAGTCACCAGGCATTTTTAACCGAGACAGCATTGCAAAACATCTCACGAATAACCTTTGAAAATCTAGAATGCATGGAAAAAGGTGCTGATTGTAAAAATGAAATTAAAATAACTTAA
- a CDS encoding WG repeat-containing protein, which translates to MKHVLNIALLLLIPLMGISQSIEEINKSIVGDLDEIAPFSEGLAAVKKGNQWGFINEEGELVIGFRDDLVWNKTPNTKNIGIEGIGSPQFKNGLCSIKKMQDDGIARYGFMDKTGKVVVAAEFLNVSQFNDGYAVGIYESKSLRGKNPFQLKIYDYAFTEIVVNESGELLWPIQERDNIVMSKKLYNLPELQAQMISSDLLKVKNDNNNWKIVKPKLDN; encoded by the coding sequence ATGAAACATGTACTAAATATTGCATTGTTGCTATTGATACCCTTAATGGGAATTTCGCAATCGATTGAAGAAATTAATAAGTCTATAGTAGGGGACTTAGATGAAATTGCACCATTTAGTGAAGGATTGGCTGCCGTTAAAAAAGGTAATCAATGGGGCTTTATTAATGAAGAAGGTGAGTTGGTAATTGGGTTTAGAGATGATTTAGTTTGGAATAAGACTCCGAATACTAAGAATATTGGTATTGAAGGTATTGGTTCTCCTCAATTTAAAAACGGACTCTGTTCTATAAAGAAAATGCAAGATGATGGTATCGCTAGATATGGTTTTATGGACAAAACTGGTAAAGTAGTTGTTGCTGCAGAATTCTTAAATGTAAGTCAGTTTAATGATGGTTATGCTGTTGGCATCTATGAAAGTAAATCGTTACGAGGTAAGAATCCTTTTCAATTGAAAATATACGATTATGCCTTTACTGAAATTGTTGTCAATGAATCAGGTGAACTATTATGGCCAATTCAAGAAAGGGACAATATCGTTATGTCAAAAAAGCTATACAATTTGCCAGAATTACAAGCGCAGATGATTAGTTCAGATTTATTGAAAGTTAAAAACGATAATAATAACTGGAAGATTGTTAAACCTAAACTCGATAATTAA
- a CDS encoding 2,3-bisphosphoglycerate-dependent phosphoglycerate mutase has translation MGKLVLVRHGKSLWNVKNVFTGWTDIDLAPEGIEEAKIAGELIKSNLIDIDICFSSYLKRAIRTAWIILETAEMMHVDCKYSWKLNERHYGDWQGKNKDEVLNEYGEEFFLNVRRGYDTPPPSLPTFDKRCPEYDSNYKALDSSILPLAESLKDTSKRVINYFFEAIAPELAQGKTVLIAAHGNSLRALIEFLEHISTEDIAKLEVATGIPHLYEFDAKLNVIDHHQLK, from the coding sequence ATGGGAAAATTAGTATTGGTACGACATGGTAAAAGTCTCTGGAACGTAAAAAATGTTTTTACGGGATGGACAGATATTGACTTGGCACCAGAAGGAATCGAGGAAGCTAAAATAGCCGGAGAACTTATTAAATCTAACCTTATAGATATTGATATTTGTTTTTCCTCATATCTAAAAAGAGCTATACGAACTGCTTGGATTATATTAGAAACAGCAGAAATGATGCATGTAGACTGCAAGTATAGCTGGAAGCTGAACGAAAGACATTATGGAGATTGGCAGGGAAAAAATAAAGACGAAGTACTAAATGAGTATGGAGAAGAATTCTTTCTAAACGTACGAAGAGGTTATGACACCCCACCCCCTAGCCTTCCGACTTTTGACAAAAGATGTCCTGAATATGATTCGAACTATAAAGCGTTAGATTCTTCTATTTTACCCTTGGCAGAATCGCTCAAAGACACTTCGAAAAGAGTAATCAATTATTTTTTTGAAGCTATTGCACCAGAATTAGCTCAAGGTAAAACTGTTTTAATAGCCGCTCATGGTAACTCATTACGAGCACTCATTGAGTTTCTAGAACATATTTCGACCGAAGATATTGCCAAACTAGAAGTGGCTACAGGCATACCTCATTTGTATGAGTTTGATGCCAAACTAAATGTAATTGATCACCACCAGCTAAAATAA